A genome region from Osmerus mordax isolate fOsmMor3 chromosome 27, fOsmMor3.pri, whole genome shotgun sequence includes the following:
- the tgfbr3 gene encoding transforming growth factor beta receptor type 3, translating into MAGSAFKTLLLLAICCLACAGPLSRSPCEVLPVGASHPVQAAAKSFTAMSGCASRGTTGFPQEVHIINLRRQGPEAPGDPPTEVELHLKPIQSLLVHQKPLAFVLNSPQPVVWDVKTEKLALGVKHTFHVSQGSAVHFLPGNFSLNCAVQKENLPHGNEHLLTWARKKYRAVTSFCELKIAQEVCIKVGEDPVFPDTCKIDKNFLSLNYLAVYMEPQPSKGCILSGPDPDKEVHIIELQAPNSSSAFQVDVTVDLRPLEPDLPLHRDIVLLLKCDRSVNWVIKAHNVIGKLDVVSPDTVGLSHNTDRLMEVSKTPKTHLPSGSQALIRWAEDHGYSPVTSYTSTPVANHFNLRLREADVGDLSEGLFPPELSILRDANLHPGPGSAGPRSSLPFPFPPSLDQGLPFLRPPSLDERPWLGEEPEEQQGVLSVGLAVQCEENRMVVSIAKESLQANGFGNANLTLQDPACKATVNSTHYILETPLIGCQTTMYPIHHSPVVLYINSVMISPNEPKDGSGGPPDDDDLESGDVVYPGDTEETDKSFPEPRDPQPFILFNCTYRNTQETQEPGPFPKIGNKPINDVGFSIELYNDHKFHFPAPQAFYTVYESQEVFVEIVATRTDPDLDFMIQSCFISPDSNPNIASNYLLIENICPKDDSVMYYPQEPHSQVDRKRFGFTFNSKFNESFLFLHCEMSPCSKTLMSNHQLPVCLQLEQTCPSVGMGETSVSIAVILAMTMNIKTSSRPLVVVSDDPPEQPDEPSPPENPLDPPREPMYGLDTPTVVGIAFSAFVIGALLTGALWFIYSHTGETAERQRVQKPLPVSENSSAAHSIGSTQSTPCSSSSTA; encoded by the exons GTGGAGCTGCATCTGAAGCCCATCCAGTCTCTGCTGGTCCACCAGAAGCCCCTCGCCTTCGTGCTGAACTCCCCTCAGCCCGTCGTCTGGGACGTCAAGACGGAGAAACTCGCCCTGGGCGTCAAACACACCTTCCAT gtATCCCAAGGCTCGGCCGTCCACTTCCTGCCAGGAAACTTTTCCCTCAACTGTGCGGTCCAAAAGGAGAACCTTCCTCATGGCAACGAGCACCTTCTTACCTGGGCCCGTAAGAAGTACAGAGCGGTGACCTCCTTCTGCGAGCTGAAGATCGCCCAGGAAGTCTGCATCAAAGTGGGAGAAG ATCCTGTGTTTCCTGACACCTGCAAGATTGACAAGAACTTCCTGTCTCTGAACTACCTGGCTGTCTACATGGAGCCTCAGCCCTCCAAGGGCTGTATTCTCTCTGGGCCCGACCCAGACAAGGAGGTCCACATCATCGAGCTCCAAGCTCCAAACTCCAGCAG tgccTTCCAGGTGGACGTGACGGTGGACCTGCGTCCCCTGGAGCCGGACCTGCCGCTGCATCGCGACATCGTCCTCCTGCTCAAGTGTGACAGGTCCGTCAACTGGGTGATCAAGGCCCACAACGTCATAGGCAAGCTGGACGTGGTG TCTCCAGACACAGTGGGCTTGAGCCACAACACAGACCGACTGATGGAGGTATCCAAAACGCCCAAGACCCACCTTCCCTCTGGGTCCCAGGCTCTGATCAGATGGGCAGAGGATCATGGCTACAGCCCTGTCACCTCCTACACCAGCACCCCTGTGGCAAACCACTTCAACCTCCGGCTTAGAGAGGCTG ATGTGGGGGACCTTTCAGAAGGCTTGTTCCCCCCGGAGCTCTCCATCCTTCGGGATGCCAACCTCCACCCAGGACCCGGGTCTGCCGGCCCACGCTCCAGCCTgcccttccccttccctccctccctggaccaGGGCCTGCCCTTCCTGCGGCCCCCATCCCTGGACGAGCGGCCCTGGCTGGGTGAAGAGCCCGAGGAACAGCAGGGAGTCCTGAGCGTGGGCCTGGCCGTGCAGTGTGAGGAGAACAGGATGGTGGTCAGCATCGCCAAGGAGAGCctgcag GCCAATGGTTTTGGCAACGCCAACCTCACTCTTCAAGACCCGGCTTGTAAAGCCACCGTTAACTCCACCCACTACATCCTGGAGACGCCCCTGATTGGCTGCCAGACCACCATGTACCCAATCCACCACAGCCCTGTCGTGCTCTACATAAACTCA GTCATGATAAGTCCAAATGAGCCCAAGGATGGGAGCGGTGGACCTCCAGACGATGATGATTTGGAGTCGGGGGATGTGGTTTATCCTGGAGACACAGAAGAGACGGACAAATCTTTCCCAGAGCCCCGTGATCCCCAGCCCTTTATACTG ttcAACTGCACGTACAGAAACACCCAAGAAACTCAAGAACCAGGACCTTTCCCTAAGATTGGGAACAAACCCATCAACGATGTGGGGTTCAGCATAGAGCTGTACAACGACCACAAGTTCCACTTCCCCGCTCCTCAGGCTTTCTACACCGTCTATGAAAGTCAAGAAGTGTTTGTGGAG ATCGTAGCCACCAGAACAGATCCAGACCTGGACTTCATGATCCAGTCCTGCTTCATCTCCCCTGACTCCAACCCCAACATTGCCTCGAACTACCTCCTCATCGAGAACATCTGCCCCAAAGATGACAGCGTGATGTACTATCCACAAGAACCTCACTCCCAGGTGGACCGAAAAAGGTTCGGTTTCACCTTCAACTCCAAGTTCAACGagtccttcctgttcctccactGTGAGATGTCCCCCTGCTCCAAGACGCTCATGAGCAACCACCAGCTACCAGTG TGCTTACAGCTGGAGCAGACCTGCCCGTCGGTCGGCATGGGCGAGACGTCCGTCAGCATTGCCGTGATCCTGGCCATGACGATGAACATCAAGACGTCCTCGAGACCCCTGGTGGTCGTGTCTGACGACCCTCCGGAGCAGCCAG ATGAACCATCCCCACCAGAAAACCCTCTGGATCCTCCACGTGAAC ccatgtacgGGCTGGACACTCCGACGGTGGTCGGGATCGCGTTTTCCGCCTTCGTGATCGGGGCCTTGCTAACGGGAGCCCTGTGGTTCATCTACTCTCACACAG GTGAGACAGCTGAGAGGCAGCGGGTCCAGAAGCCTCTTCCCGTCTCGGAGAACAGCAGCGCGGCCCACAGCATCGGCAGCACACAAAGCACCCCCTGTTCCAGCAGCAGCACGGCGTAA